A genomic stretch from Candidatus Kapaibacterium thiocyanatum includes:
- a CDS encoding type I methionyl aminopeptidase, which produces MASVVDIAPTVHSADDIRKLEAAGRLVADTLAMLKPHIVPGVATQDLDTMAEEFIRSRGGEPAFKGHVVNGLTFPYSLCVSIDEEVVHGMPGNRTLKAGQIVSVDCGVRKDGFYGDSAHTFAVGEISTDKQRLLDVTQEALMLGIEQAVDGNKVYDIARAIQTHVEKHGFSVVRELVGHGIGRHLHEEPPVPNFVPGLLHRSRYPNVKLRSGMALAIEPMVNMGMFHVHTASDGWTIYAADGKASAHFEHTVIVSGDKPVILTLMN; this is translated from the coding sequence TATTGCGCCTACTGTGCATTCGGCCGATGATATCCGGAAGCTCGAGGCGGCTGGCCGCCTCGTCGCCGATACGCTGGCCATGCTCAAGCCGCATATCGTACCTGGTGTGGCGACGCAGGACCTCGATACCATGGCGGAGGAGTTCATCCGCAGCCGTGGTGGAGAGCCTGCCTTCAAGGGACATGTGGTGAACGGGTTGACGTTCCCGTATTCGTTGTGCGTAAGCATCGACGAAGAAGTGGTTCACGGCATGCCGGGGAATCGCACGCTGAAGGCCGGACAGATCGTGTCGGTCGACTGCGGTGTCCGCAAGGACGGATTCTACGGCGACAGCGCGCATACGTTCGCCGTCGGTGAGATTTCCACCGACAAGCAGCGTCTGCTGGACGTCACGCAGGAAGCCCTTATGCTCGGTATCGAGCAGGCGGTGGATGGCAACAAGGTATACGACATCGCGAGAGCGATTCAGACGCACGTTGAAAAGCATGGATTTTCGGTGGTGAGGGAACTCGTGGGGCACGGCATCGGCCGTCACCTCCATGAAGAGCCTCCCGTCCCGAACTTCGTACCGGGCCTGTTGCACCGGTCGCGGTATCCCAACGTCAAGCTGCGCAGCGGCATGGCGCTCGCGATCGAGCCGATGGTGAACATGGGCATGTTCCATGTGCATACGGCCAGCGACGGTTGGACGATCTATGCCGCTGACGGCAAGGCGTCGGCACATTTTGAACACACAGTGATTGTGAGCGGTGACAAGCCGGTCATTCTCACGTTGATGAACTAA
- a CDS encoding translation initiation factor IF-1, translating to MARADLIRVDGVIEDTLPNTQFIVKLENGHKILAHVSGKMRMNFIRIFLGDKVTVEMSPYDLTKGRIVYRYK from the coding sequence ATGGCGAGGGCAGACCTCATCCGCGTTGACGGCGTGATCGAAGACACGCTGCCGAACACCCAGTTCATCGTGAAACTGGAGAACGGCCACAAGATTCTGGCTCACGTCTCGGGAAAGATGCGCATGAACTTCATCCGCATCTTCCTTGGTGACAAGGTGACGGTAGAGATGTCCCCCTACGATCTCACGAAGGGTCGCATCGTCTACCGGTACAAGTAA
- a CDS encoding 50S ribosomal protein L36: MKVQASVKKRNPDDKIVRRKGKVYIINKKNPRFKQRQG; the protein is encoded by the coding sequence ATGAAGGTACAGGCATCCGTCAAGAAACGGAACCCCGACGACAAGATCGTGCGTCGCAAGGGTAAGGTGTACATCATCAACAAGAAGAATCCCCGCTTCAAGCAACGTCAAGGGTAA
- a CDS encoding 30S ribosomal protein S13 — protein sequence MARIAGIDLPKNKRGIIALTYIYGIGDKLSGQVLEKAGMDPNKRVSTWTDDEVARIRQVLGDIKVEGQLRSEVQLNIKRLMDIGCYRGLRHRRGLPVRGQRTRTNARTRKGKRKTVAGKKKAAKK from the coding sequence GTGGCTCGTATCGCAGGTATTGATCTGCCGAAGAACAAGCGCGGCATCATTGCACTGACCTACATCTACGGTATCGGAGACAAGTTGTCGGGCCAGGTCCTCGAAAAGGCCGGAATGGACCCGAACAAGCGTGTGTCGACCTGGACCGACGATGAAGTAGCGCGGATCCGCCAAGTACTTGGCGACATCAAGGTAGAAGGGCAGTTGCGCTCCGAAGTGCAACTGAACATCAAGCGCCTCATGGATATCGGCTGTTACCGTGGGCTGCGTCACCGCCGTGGGCTGCCCGTACGCGGACAGCGCACGCGTACGAACGCACGTACCCGCAAGGGCAAGCGCAAGACGGTGGCCGGTAAGAAGAAGGCAGCGAAGAAGTAA
- a CDS encoding 30S ribosomal protein S11 produces MAAAKKRVKRKIVADVHGKVFVRATFNNVIVTITDTYGNTLAWSSAGKNGFRGSKKNTPYASQVSADKAAREAFEMGLRKVDVVVKGPGSGREAAIRALTQAGLEVLSIMDQTPLPHNGCRPPKRRRV; encoded by the coding sequence ATGGCAGCAGCGAAAAAGCGCGTGAAGCGCAAGATCGTCGCGGACGTACACGGCAAGGTGTTCGTTCGCGCTACGTTCAACAACGTGATCGTAACGATCACGGACACGTACGGTAACACGCTTGCCTGGTCGTCGGCCGGCAAGAACGGTTTCCGCGGCTCCAAGAAGAACACGCCGTATGCATCCCAGGTGTCGGCCGACAAGGCCGCACGCGAGGCCTTCGAAATGGGCCTGCGCAAGGTGGATGTCGTCGTGAAGGGCCCGGGAAGTGGTCGTGAAGCCGCCATCCGCGCATTGACGCAAGCCGGTCTGGAAGTGCTTTCGATCATGGATCAGACGCCCCTTCCGCACAACGGCTGCCGTCCGCCGAAGCGCCGCCGCGTATAA
- a CDS encoding DNA-directed RNA polymerase subunit alpha, with protein MNTTMQMPEKVQIDEVTGPYHSKFVLNPLEEGYGVTIGNAFRRVLLSSIQGAAIVGVKISDVQHEFQTIPGVTEDMCEIILNLKEVRLALNDKKAANRITFRMKGPGIWYGKDIEAANPGITVLDPEKKIATLADDADFDVELRIGKGKGYVPSEDQNSSDFPVGMIAIDAIFTPIKNVVFTVEPYRVGQKTDYERLILDVQTDGSITAQESVQHAAEILSEHIALFLGVRKEVAVAENTPSENSNANSDFIRIRRVLMTSVDDLELSVRAHNCLKAASIKTMADLVSLQESELLKFRNFGRKSLAELADVVQVAGLTFGMDVEPYLREEPKSAE; from the coding sequence ATGAATACAACCATGCAGATGCCGGAGAAGGTCCAGATCGATGAGGTCACCGGTCCGTATCACTCCAAGTTCGTCCTCAACCCGCTTGAGGAAGGATATGGTGTGACGATCGGTAACGCGTTCCGTCGCGTACTCCTCTCGTCGATCCAGGGTGCCGCCATCGTTGGTGTGAAAATCAGCGACGTACAACACGAGTTCCAGACCATTCCCGGTGTGACCGAGGACATGTGCGAGATCATCCTCAACCTGAAGGAAGTTCGCCTTGCCCTCAACGACAAGAAGGCCGCAAACCGCATCACCTTCCGTATGAAGGGCCCCGGGATCTGGTACGGTAAGGACATCGAAGCCGCAAATCCCGGTATCACCGTTCTCGATCCCGAAAAGAAGATCGCCACGCTCGCCGATGATGCGGACTTCGACGTCGAACTCCGTATCGGCAAGGGCAAGGGCTACGTTCCTTCCGAAGATCAGAACAGCTCGGACTTCCCGGTGGGTATGATCGCCATCGACGCGATCTTCACGCCGATCAAGAACGTCGTCTTCACCGTCGAACCCTATCGTGTCGGTCAGAAGACGGACTACGAGCGCCTGATCCTCGACGTCCAGACGGACGGATCGATCACGGCACAGGAATCCGTGCAGCATGCTGCCGAGATCCTCAGCGAACACATCGCACTCTTCCTCGGCGTCCGCAAGGAAGTCGCGGTGGCCGAGAACACTCCTTCCGAGAACAGCAATGCGAATTCGGACTTCATCCGCATCCGTCGTGTCCTCATGACGTCGGTGGATGATCTCGAACTCTCCGTACGTGCACACAACTGCCTCAAGGCAGCCAGCATCAAGACGATGGCCGACCTCGTCAGCCTGCAGGAATCGGAACTCCTCAAGTTCCGCAACTTCGGCCGCAAGTCGCTGGCCGAGCTGGCGGACGTCGTCCAGGTTGCCGGACTGACCTTCGGTATGGATGTCGAGCCCTACCTGCGTGAAGAACCCAAATCGGCCGAATAA